The Candidatus Eisenbacteria bacterium genome includes the window TATCCGGCGTAGCGCGTTTCGGCCGCTAGTCCTTCTCCCGCATCCAGCGCAGGATCTCGGGCATCGTCATGTCTTTCCCGTAGAGCAGCATGCCGAGCCGGAAGATCCGCCCCGCGGCGCGGCGCATGTAGAAGCACGCCCCGATCAGCACCCCGAGCGCCAGCACCACCTCCCACCACGTGATCGCCTGCATCACGAGGCGCACCGGCACCATGCTGGGCGTGAGCGGCGGGATCAGCGTGGCCACCGCAAGCCACGCGGCATCGGGGTCGTCGCGCAGCGGGTCGAGCAGGAAGAACGGCGCGAACGGCAGCATGAAAAACCAGGTCTGCGAGCCCGACGACGACTGCATGCTGCGGATCGACGCCATGATGCCCGCAAACATCGCGTTGTACAGGTAGAGACCGCAGGTCGCGAACACCAGCGTCACCGCCAGCACCCCCGGCTGCACGCCGCTCGGCAGCGGAAAGCGCAGCAGCACAGCGGCGACCAGCAGCGACGCGCCCCACACCACCGCCATCAGCAGGCCGATCACGGTGAAGCCAAGGATCTTGCCGTCCATCCAGGCCTGCGGCGGGATCGCGGAGACGACCACCTCGGTCACGCGGGCCTGTTTCTCGGCGCCGATGCCGGCAATCAGGTACGAGATGCTCGAGAACACCACCATCATCATGAGCATCAGGATTCCGAACACGATCAGGAATCCGCCCAATTTGGTGCTCCCGCCTTCTGAGAGCGGTCGCAGCTCGACCGAAACATCGGCGTCGAGCGCCTCGAGCGAGCCGGCCGGCAACCCGAGCCGCGCGGCCCGCGCCGCGCGCGCGTCCTCACGGAACATTCCGGCAAGCCCGCCGGCCCAGCCCGGCGCACCGCGCTTGACCCACACCCGCACCTCGCCGCCTTCTGCATAGTCCGCCGGCACCAGCAGGGCGCCGGCGAGCTTGCCGCTCGCCACGCGCTCCTTCAGTTGCACGGTGTCGCGAGGCACGTCGGCGTCCGGCACCCACGCGATGTGCTGTGCGCGCGCGAGTGCGTGCGGCCCGGTCTCGGTGATCTCGCCGACCGTGTTCGTCCACGCGACCGCGACCCGCGGCGGATTGCGATGGCCGAGCTTGCTGATCAGCCACGGCGTGCCGACCGCGAGCAGCGGCGTGATGAGCAGGGAGACCACGAACGTCGGCTGTCGCAGGATGCGCAGGACCTCCCAGCGCATCACCACCAGCCACGCCGGGGTGGCGCGGCGATAGGGCGTCGCCGGGATCACGACTCCACCTCCTCGCCCACCGCGCGCAGGTAGATCTCGTGGAGCCTGAGTCGTCGCGACTCGGCCGCGCGCACGCGCGCGTGCGGGGCCACCGCCGCCACCCAGGGCGCGAGGTCGCTGCCGGCCGCCAGCGGCGCTTCGAGCGTGAGCGAACCGTCGCCCGCATGCCGGATCGTCGCCTCGGCGCCGGCGAGCGGGCCGGCGACCGCACGGTGCACCGCGTCGGCATCGAGGGTGGCGCCCGGGTGCGGATCGAGCCGCAGCGCCAGCACTTCGGCGGCGCCGCCGGCTGCGTCGTGACGGATCTCGTCGAGAGTGCCCTGCAACACGGCGCGCCCGCGCGAGATCAGCAGGAAGCGATGCGCGAGCCGTTCGACCAGATCGAGCTGGTGGGCTGACAGCAGCACCGCGCTGCCGGAGGCACACAGCTCGTTCAACACTCCGAACAGCAGCTCCTGATTGAGCGGATCGAGGCCCGAGAACGGTTCGTCGAGCACCGCGAGCGCCGGGCGATGCAGCAGCGCCGCTGCGAGCTGAACCTTCTGCTGATTGCCCTTGGAGAGGATGCCGAGCCGGGTGCGTGCCCGATCGGCGAGCCCGAAGCGGTCGAGCCACGTCGTCGCTTCCGTTCGTGCGTCGGAGGCGCGCATGCCGTGCAGCTCGCCGAGATAGACGAGTGTCTCGAGGATCGGCATGTCGTCGAACAGGCCGCGCTCTTCGGGCAGATAGCCGGCGCGCATCGGATCGAGTCCTCGCGCGCCGTCGAAGCGCACCTCACCGCCGTCCGGGCGGGTGATGCCGAGCAGCATGCGCAGCGTGGTGGTCTTGCCGGCGCCATTCGGGCCCAGGAAGCCGAAGATCTCGCCGCGTCGCACCTCGAACGTGAGCGGATGCACGGCCTGAAGGTCGCCGTAGCGCTTGGCGATCGATCGAACTTCTAGAAGTGCGGGCGTCATCGGCCGGCACGCTCGCATGACTTGCGCCGCAGGGTCAATCGTGTGGTTCAATGCCCGCGCCGGCGGTGCCCCGGCGCCCGAACTTCCTCCATGCGATCGATCCCACGCCGAAGTTTTCTCGCCCGTTCGCTCGCCGCCGCGGCCGGCCTCGCGCTGCCCGCATGGGCGCGCAACGGCCTCGCGCAGCCCGGCGAGAGCGCCCCCACGCCCGCGGCTGCGTTCGATTCGTTGCGCGTCGAGCGCCCGAGTGCGCCACCCGACTCGCTGCGCGAGGGGTTCCCGAGCGTCCTGCTGGCCGCGGCGGGCGACACGGTGCTCGGCTACAACCTGCAGGATCACTTCGACGCCCAGCTCGCCGCCGGCCAGACGCGCGAGCAGCTGTGGCCTCTCTACTTCGCGTGCGTGCGCCAGCTTCTCGACCAGGCTGATCTCTCGATCGTGAACCTCGAGTGCGGATTCACCGAGCGCGGCGAGAAGCTGGCGAAGAACTTCAACTTCCGGGCGCGGCCGGAACTGGTCGAGATCCTGAAGCACGGCGGCGTCGACGTGGTGTCGCTCGCCAACAATCACATTCGCGACTACGGACGCGCGGGAGTCGAGGACACGATCGCGACGCTCGACCGCTCGGGAATCCGGCACTTCGGGGCCGGCCGCAACCTGCGGGTCGCCCGCCGCCCCTGCATCCTCGAGCGTCAGGGCCTGCGCGTGGGCCTGCTCGGCTATTACTTCCAGGCCCCGCCCGACATGCTGGAGCCCGCCCAGATCTACGCGACCGCGAAGCGCTGGGGTGCGGCGGGCTGCTATCAGAATCTCGACTGCATCCGCGCCATGGTGCGCGCGGACGTCGAGGAGTTGATCCCGCGGGTGGACATCGCCGTTCCATTCTTCCACTGGGGCAAGGAAGGCTCGTACGAGGTGCGCGACTATCAGATCGAACTCGCGCACCTGTGCGTCGACCTGGGCTGCAAGGCGGTGCTGGGCGCTCATCCGCATCGGCTGCAGGGCGTCGAGCTGTACCGGGGCGCTCCGATCTTCTATTCGCTCGGCAATTTCGTGTACGGCGGCATCAAGGAACCGAGCGATCGACTGTCGGCCCTCGCGCGCATGCGGATCGGTCGCGCGGGCTCGATCGAAGCCGATCTGGTTCCGTTGCACTTCACCACCTGGCCCGAGCGCGCGTTTCAGCCGTCGGTGCTCGACGGCGTCGAGCGCGAGGACGCCTTGAGGCGCATCGCCGAGCTGTCGCGCTCGTTTCCGGCCACGCTGCCGCAACTTGCGACCTACCTCGGAGACGCCCAACC containing:
- a CDS encoding ABC transporter permease, encoding MIPATPYRRATPAWLVVMRWEVLRILRQPTFVVSLLITPLLAVGTPWLISKLGHRNPPRVAVAWTNTVGEITETGPHALARAQHIAWVPDADVPRDTVQLKERVASGKLAGALLVPADYAEGGEVRVWVKRGAPGWAGGLAGMFREDARAARAARLGLPAGSLEALDADVSVELRPLSEGGSTKLGGFLIVFGILMLMMMVVFSSISYLIAGIGAEKQARVTEVVVSAIPPQAWMDGKILGFTVIGLLMAVVWGASLLVAAVLLRFPLPSGVQPGVLAVTLVFATCGLYLYNAMFAGIMASIRSMQSSSGSQTWFFMLPFAPFFLLDPLRDDPDAAWLAVATLIPPLTPSMVPVRLVMQAITWWEVVLALGVLIGACFYMRRAAGRIFRLGMLLYGKDMTMPEILRWMREKD
- a CDS encoding ATP-binding cassette domain-containing protein — protein: MTPALLEVRSIAKRYGDLQAVHPLTFEVRRGEIFGFLGPNGAGKTTTLRMLLGITRPDGGEVRFDGARGLDPMRAGYLPEERGLFDDMPILETLVYLGELHGMRASDARTEATTWLDRFGLADRARTRLGILSKGNQQKVQLAAALLHRPALAVLDEPFSGLDPLNQELLFGVLNELCASGSAVLLSAHQLDLVERLAHRFLLISRGRAVLQGTLDEIRHDAAGGAAEVLALRLDPHPGATLDADAVHRAVAGPLAGAEATIRHAGDGSLTLEAPLAAGSDLAPWVAAVAPHARVRAAESRRLRLHEIYLRAVGEEVES
- a CDS encoding CapA family protein; translated protein: MRSIPRRSFLARSLAAAAGLALPAWARNGLAQPGESAPTPAAAFDSLRVERPSAPPDSLREGFPSVLLAAAGDTVLGYNLQDHFDAQLAAGQTREQLWPLYFACVRQLLDQADLSIVNLECGFTERGEKLAKNFNFRARPELVEILKHGGVDVVSLANNHIRDYGRAGVEDTIATLDRSGIRHFGAGRNLRVARRPCILERQGLRVGLLGYYFQAPPDMLEPAQIYATAKRWGAAGCYQNLDCIRAMVRADVEELIPRVDIAVPFFHWGKEGSYEVRDYQIELAHLCVDLGCKAVLGAHPHRLQGVELYRGAPIFYSLGNFVYGGIKEPSDRLSALARMRIGRAGSIEADLVPLHFTTWPERAFQPSVLDGVEREDALRRIAELSRSFPATLPQLATYLGDAQPVPGR